The Streptomyces sp. NBC_01268 genome window below encodes:
- a CDS encoding CsbD family protein: MATGDKAKNMGKKAKGKAKETTGKAVGNESLEIKGKLEQTAADAKQAGQKAKDAMKH, translated from the coding sequence ATGGCGACCGGAGACAAGGCCAAGAACATGGGAAAAAAGGCGAAGGGAAAGGCCAAGGAAACCACCGGTAAGGCCGTCGGCAACGAGAGCCTTGAGATCAAGGGAAAGCTCGAGCAGACGGCGGCGGACGCCAAGCAGGCCGGGCAGAAGGCGAAGGACGCGATGAAGCACTGA
- a CDS encoding DNRLRE domain-containing protein: MAFEAAVVVATTGQAVALASQEAAAERPAYATEAADLPSARVAARLSGKRVEAKSERTESSTTWANPDGTVTTDSASGPVRFRDGADGQWRDIDVELTKQDGVIAAKGHPLGLRLGGKTPAAQAAKVRASGAAGEAGTAEVPLVTLAAGEGRELGLSWRGVLPEPKLSGTTARYVDALTATDLIIESTRTGFEQFLELKNRSAVEANGSVTLTLNAKGVKARANADRSVTFVDAKTGKQVGLLPAPVMWDATVDAKSGEHTRRADVGLKVTQRGSRVDLTLTPDAKFLADPATKYPVTVDPAVNIGASFDTFVQQGYTTDMSTSTELKLGNNGSGQIARSFLTFPMTGISGKQILGAKLNLFNSHSWSCTPSSWEVWDTPHATTASRWTAQPNWNTKWATSTATKGFSSACADGWVSQDIKNLAVAWAANGNSTNSMGIRATTESDPNSWKRFNSGNAASNTPYMSVTYNTIPVAGNPMTATPGRTNAGKNWVTTTTPDLSYAASDAETYFLRQKWEIWEGTTNLEVYDTGTEDPVLGKTVSHQVLPGKLVNGKTYWYKGRIYDGSSWSNWTPSVYFTVDTTKPNASSVASTDFPANTWSGSPDANGNFSGSFTLTPPATDVAAVEYKLDSGAWAEATTTGAAVAKTLTFPAGKHTVTVRSKDPAGNVSAEASHVFYAGSGAALLTPGQGERPARRVGLSAEGLTSYTGVTYQYRRGETDAWKDVPVADVRQGSNTVPGWPVALTNGKPAGLTWNITDTLAEDGPIEVRAAFATGSTPVYSPGNDITVDRNAGTAPSEEAGPGSVNLLTGDYGLSATDTSMFGLSVSRTASSRRPDAGSKQDGQAAIFGPQWTSGTAADLTESDWTYLKKSTATSVALVDIDGEELGFTATSGGGWKPEPGSEDLTLTGSLTGSFTLKDTEGTVTVFTKADPAATSWQVASSTVDGLTQSTTTVISEAVTVGANKLARPKLVIAPTSAASATTCTATPSTKGCRALEFVYATATTATGTVFGDFAGQVKEIRAWSTEPGAAAATAKTVQKYAYDASGRLRETYNPQISPALTTAYSYDSVGRVTGLTPPGELPWSFTYGKAGNAATAGEGMLTKASRFGLQQGSKDVVSGTAATSIVYDVPLTGTNAPYKLGVSDVDAWGQTDAPTDATAVFPADAVPAANSGDGLTAGDYRRASITYTNASGREVNTVDPGGNVTTTEYDRFGNTVRELSAGNRALALGGTASDQATLTDLGIIGLPAKDRADLLSSKSVYDAKGIRKEQEFGALHRITPSGGAASVVARSWLVNEYDAGRPADAKVENQITKVTTGAQVYGTVAMTDARVTQTLYDWAKGLPVKTVKDPAGLAITETTEYDDQGRITKQLLPDATGTDAATRVTTYWSASGTGTCAGRPEWADQVCSTGPAGAITGGGSNPNQLPTTTTEYDWWGNPAKVTETANGVTRTTTNTHDGAGRPIKSVMTGGVGQAVPETTTEYDPATGQAVKATSPTGGTTVKEYDKLGRQISYTDADGGVTRTEYDLLNRPVKTTDSTPSTVTYTYDSTAEPRGLVTSTTDSVAGTFAATYDADGSVATEKLPGGYTLTTSEDTTGATRTRVYTRDSDKQVVYSDTVEESVHGQVTEHAGWSSQDYAYDATGRLTDVDDTLGDICTSRTYAFDKRTRRTGLTTASGSAGAGCPTTGGTSTTSTYDSADRIVDTGYVYDAFGRTTDMPGSQIGYYANDLVRQQTSGNQRQTWQLDANQRLRSWTVEENTDGTWAQTAAKVNHYDSDGDNPRWTVEDPADGTLTRNVDSASGDLAATTSGNGNTVLQLTSIHGDVALQLPLDSNDAPLVLDNDEYGNPRTGQPAVRYNWLGAKQRSSETLTGLVLMGVRLYNPSTGRFLSTDPVYGGNAHAYDYVNGDPLNRYDLDGRWGWFKKKWKRAKGWWGRTTRNPHVRHYYYGVRFIGSFYNPLRKYRTIRRWASNPRRAWRTCSRGWRAAAGCGALAWGGGSGLYYGRKYWQNYRYLREYSQALTYQRKEEICRQYTGYRGGSSCR, from the coding sequence ATGGCTTTCGAGGCCGCCGTCGTCGTGGCGACGACCGGGCAGGCGGTGGCACTCGCCTCGCAGGAGGCCGCGGCCGAGCGGCCCGCGTACGCGACGGAGGCGGCGGATCTTCCGTCGGCGCGGGTCGCGGCCCGGTTGTCGGGCAAGCGGGTGGAGGCGAAGTCGGAGCGCACGGAGTCGTCGACGACGTGGGCGAACCCGGACGGGACGGTGACGACGGACAGTGCGTCCGGTCCGGTCCGTTTCCGTGACGGGGCGGACGGTCAGTGGCGGGACATCGACGTCGAGCTGACGAAGCAGGACGGCGTGATCGCCGCGAAGGGCCATCCGCTGGGGCTGCGGCTCGGCGGGAAGACGCCCGCCGCGCAGGCGGCGAAGGTGCGCGCGTCGGGTGCGGCCGGTGAGGCGGGCACCGCGGAGGTTCCGCTGGTGACCCTGGCCGCCGGCGAGGGCCGTGAACTCGGCCTGTCGTGGCGCGGGGTGCTGCCGGAGCCGAAGCTGTCGGGGACGACGGCACGTTACGTCGACGCGCTGACGGCGACGGACCTGATCATCGAGTCGACCCGGACCGGCTTCGAGCAGTTCCTGGAACTGAAGAACCGTTCCGCCGTCGAGGCGAACGGCTCGGTGACGCTGACGCTGAACGCGAAGGGCGTCAAGGCACGCGCGAACGCGGACCGTTCGGTGACGTTCGTCGACGCGAAGACGGGCAAGCAGGTCGGTCTGCTGCCGGCGCCGGTGATGTGGGACGCGACCGTCGACGCGAAGTCGGGCGAGCACACCCGCCGCGCGGACGTGGGCCTGAAGGTCACCCAGCGCGGCAGCCGGGTGGACCTGACGCTGACGCCGGACGCGAAGTTCCTGGCGGACCCGGCGACGAAGTACCCGGTGACCGTGGACCCGGCGGTCAACATCGGCGCCAGCTTCGACACCTTCGTGCAGCAGGGCTACACGACCGACATGTCGACGTCGACCGAGCTGAAGCTGGGGAACAACGGCTCGGGCCAGATCGCCCGCTCCTTCCTCACCTTCCCGATGACGGGCATCTCGGGCAAGCAGATCCTGGGCGCCAAGCTCAACCTGTTCAACTCCCACTCCTGGTCCTGCACGCCGTCCAGCTGGGAGGTGTGGGACACCCCGCACGCCACGACGGCGAGCCGGTGGACGGCGCAGCCGAACTGGAACACCAAGTGGGCCACGTCCACGGCCACGAAGGGCTTCTCGTCCGCCTGCGCCGACGGCTGGGTCTCGCAGGACATCAAGAACCTCGCCGTGGCCTGGGCCGCCAACGGCAACAGCACCAACTCGATGGGCATCAGGGCCACCACCGAGTCCGACCCGAACTCGTGGAAGCGGTTCAACTCCGGCAACGCGGCCTCCAACACGCCGTACATGTCGGTCACGTACAACACGATCCCGGTCGCCGGTAACCCGATGACCGCGACTCCGGGCCGTACGAACGCGGGCAAGAACTGGGTCACCACCACGACGCCCGACCTCTCCTACGCCGCGAGCGACGCGGAGACGTACTTCCTGCGGCAGAAGTGGGAGATCTGGGAGGGCACCACCAACCTGGAGGTGTACGACACCGGCACCGAGGACCCCGTCCTGGGCAAGACGGTCTCCCACCAGGTGCTGCCGGGCAAGCTGGTCAACGGCAAGACCTACTGGTACAAGGGCCGCATCTACGACGGCAGCTCCTGGTCGAACTGGACGCCGTCGGTGTACTTCACCGTCGACACCACCAAGCCCAACGCGAGCTCGGTCGCCTCGACGGACTTCCCGGCGAACACCTGGTCGGGCTCCCCGGACGCCAACGGCAACTTCTCCGGTTCGTTCACCCTCACCCCGCCCGCCACCGATGTGGCGGCGGTGGAGTACAAGCTGGACTCCGGCGCCTGGGCGGAGGCCACCACGACCGGCGCCGCGGTGGCCAAGACGTTGACCTTCCCCGCGGGCAAGCACACGGTGACGGTCCGTTCGAAGGACCCCGCCGGCAACGTGTCCGCCGAGGCGTCGCACGTCTTCTACGCGGGCTCCGGTGCCGCGCTGCTGACCCCGGGCCAGGGCGAGCGCCCGGCCCGCCGCGTCGGTCTGTCGGCCGAGGGCCTGACCTCGTACACCGGCGTCACGTACCAGTACCGGCGCGGTGAGACGGACGCGTGGAAGGACGTGCCGGTCGCCGACGTCCGGCAGGGTTCGAACACGGTCCCCGGCTGGCCGGTGGCCTTGACGAACGGCAAGCCGGCCGGGCTGACCTGGAACATCACCGACACCCTCGCCGAGGACGGGCCGATCGAGGTCCGCGCCGCGTTCGCGACCGGCTCCACGCCCGTGTACTCGCCGGGCAACGACATCACCGTGGACCGCAACGCGGGCACGGCGCCGTCGGAGGAGGCCGGTCCTGGTTCGGTGAACCTGCTGACCGGTGACTACGGCCTGTCGGCCACGGACACGTCGATGTTCGGCCTGTCGGTCTCGCGTACGGCGTCCTCGCGCCGTCCCGACGCGGGCTCGAAGCAGGACGGTCAGGCGGCGATCTTCGGTCCGCAGTGGACCTCCGGCACGGCCGCGGACCTGACCGAGTCGGACTGGACGTACCTGAAGAAGTCGACGGCGACCTCGGTGGCGCTGGTCGACATCGACGGTGAGGAGCTGGGCTTCACCGCCACGAGCGGGGGCGGCTGGAAGCCGGAGCCGGGGTCCGAGGACCTGACGCTGACCGGCTCGCTCACCGGGTCGTTCACGCTGAAGGACACCGAGGGCACCGTCACCGTCTTCACCAAGGCGGACCCGGCGGCCACGTCGTGGCAGGTCGCGTCGAGCACCGTGGACGGTCTGACGCAGTCGACGACCACGGTGATCTCCGAGGCCGTCACGGTGGGCGCCAACAAGCTGGCCCGCCCGAAGCTGGTCATCGCCCCGACCTCCGCTGCCTCGGCCACGACGTGCACGGCGACGCCGTCCACGAAGGGCTGCCGCGCGCTGGAGTTCGTCTACGCGACCGCGACGACGGCGACCGGCACGGTCTTCGGCGACTTCGCGGGCCAGGTGAAGGAGATCCGGGCCTGGTCCACCGAGCCGGGTGCCGCCGCGGCGACCGCCAAGACGGTGCAGAAGTACGCGTACGACGCCTCGGGCCGCCTGCGGGAGACCTACAACCCGCAGATCAGCCCCGCGCTGACCACCGCCTACAGCTACGACTCCGTCGGTCGTGTCACCGGGCTGACCCCGCCCGGCGAGCTGCCCTGGTCGTTCACCTACGGCAAGGCGGGCAACGCCGCCACCGCCGGTGAGGGAATGCTGACGAAGGCCAGCCGCTTCGGTCTGCAGCAGGGCAGCAAGGACGTCGTGTCCGGCACCGCGGCGACGAGCATCGTCTACGACGTGCCGCTGACCGGGACCAACGCCCCCTACAAGCTGGGCGTCTCGGACGTCGACGCCTGGGGCCAGACCGACGCCCCCACCGACGCGACCGCCGTCTTCCCCGCGGACGCCGTTCCCGCGGCGAACTCCGGCGACGGACTGACCGCCGGTGACTACCGCCGTGCGTCGATCACGTACACCAACGCCTCCGGGCGCGAGGTGAACACGGTCGACCCGGGCGGCAACGTCACCACCACGGAGTACGACCGGTTCGGCAACACGGTGCGTGAGCTTTCGGCCGGCAACCGGGCTCTGGCTCTGGGCGGCACCGCGTCCGATCAGGCGACCCTCACCGATCTCGGCATCATCGGCCTGCCCGCCAAGGACCGTGCCGACCTGCTCTCCAGCAAGTCCGTCTACGACGCCAAGGGCATCCGCAAGGAGCAGGAGTTCGGCGCGCTGCACCGGATCACCCCGAGCGGCGGTGCCGCGTCGGTGGTGGCGCGTTCCTGGCTGGTCAACGAGTACGACGCCGGCCGACCGGCCGACGCCAAGGTCGAGAACCAGATCACCAAGGTCACCACCGGCGCCCAGGTGTACGGCACCGTGGCGATGACCGACGCCCGCGTCACCCAGACGCTCTACGACTGGGCCAAGGGCCTGCCGGTCAAGACGGTCAAGGACCCGGCCGGTCTCGCGATCACCGAGACCACCGAGTACGACGACCAGGGCCGCATCACCAAGCAGCTCCTGCCCGACGCCACCGGCACCGACGCCGCCACCCGGGTCACCACCTACTGGTCCGCGAGCGGCACCGGCACCTGCGCCGGCCGCCCCGAGTGGGCCGACCAGGTCTGCTCCACCGGCCCGGCCGGCGCGATCACCGGCGGCGGCAGCAACCCGAACCAGCTGCCGACGACCACCACCGAGTACGACTGGTGGGGCAACCCGGCGAAGGTCACCGAGACCGCCAACGGCGTCACCCGCACCACCACCAACACCCACGACGGCGCCGGCCGCCCGATCAAGAGCGTCATGACCGGCGGAGTCGGCCAGGCCGTCCCTGAGACGACGACCGAGTACGACCCGGCGACCGGCCAGGCCGTCAAGGCGACGTCGCCGACCGGCGGCACCACCGTCAAGGAGTACGACAAGCTGGGCCGCCAGATCTCCTACACCGACGCCGACGGCGGGGTCACCCGCACCGAGTACGACCTGCTGAACCGGCCGGTCAAGACCACCGACTCGACTCCGTCGACCGTCACGTACACGTACGACAGCACCGCCGAGCCTCGTGGCCTGGTCACCTCCACCACGGACTCGGTCGCCGGAACCTTCGCCGCCACGTACGACGCCGACGGCTCCGTCGCCACCGAGAAGCTCCCCGGCGGTTACACGCTCACGACCTCCGAGGACACCACCGGCGCCACCAGGACCCGGGTCTACACCCGCGACAGCGACAAGCAGGTCGTCTACTCCGACACGGTCGAGGAATCCGTCCACGGCCAGGTGACCGAGCACGCCGGCTGGTCCTCGCAGGACTACGCCTACGACGCCACGGGCCGTCTGACCGATGTCGACGACACCCTCGGGGACATCTGCACCAGCCGGACCTACGCCTTCGACAAGCGCACCCGCCGCACCGGGCTGACCACCGCGTCCGGCAGCGCCGGCGCCGGGTGCCCGACCACCGGAGGAACCAGCACCACCTCCACGTACGACAGCGCCGACCGGATCGTCGACACCGGCTACGTCTACGACGCCTTCGGCCGGACCACCGACATGCCGGGCAGCCAGATCGGCTACTACGCCAACGACCTGGTCCGCCAGCAGACCAGCGGCAACCAGCGTCAGACCTGGCAGCTCGACGCCAACCAGCGTCTGCGCTCCTGGACCGTCGAGGAGAACACGGACGGCACCTGGGCCCAGACAGCGGCCAAGGTCAACCACTACGACAGCGACGGCGACAACCCTCGCTGGACCGTGGAGGACCCGGCGGACGGCACCCTCACCCGTAACGTCGACTCGGCTTCCGGCGACCTCGCCGCCACCACCAGTGGCAACGGGAACACCGTCCTGCAGCTGACCAGCATCCACGGCGACGTCGCCCTCCAGCTCCCGCTGGACAGCAACGACGCCCCGCTGGTCCTGGACAACGACGAGTACGGCAACCCCCGCACCGGCCAGCCCGCTGTGCGCTACAACTGGCTCGGTGCCAAGCAGCGCTCCAGCGAGACCCTCACCGGCCTCGTGCTCATGGGCGTCCGCCTGTACAACCCGAGCACCGGTCGCTTCCTGTCCACCGACCCGGTGTACGGCGGCAACGCCCATGCCTACGACTACGTCAACGGCGACCCGCTCAACCGCTACGACCTCGACGGTCGCTGGGGCTGGTTCAAGAAGAAGTGGAAGCGGGCGAAGGGGTGGTGGGGCCGGACGACCCGCAACCCGCATGTCCGCCACTACTACTACGGAGTCCGATTCATCGGCAGCTTCTACAACCCGCTGCGGAAGTACCGCACCATCAGGCGCTGGGCTTCCAACCCCAGGCGTGCCTGGCGCACGTGCTCCCGGGGCTGGAGGGCAGCCGCAGGGTGTGGGGCGCTTGCATGGGGTGGCGGCTCCGGCCTCTACTACGGACGCAAGTACTGGCAGAACTACCGCTATCTGCGGGAGTACAGCCAGGCGCTCACGTACCAGCGCAAGGAAGAGATCTGCCGTCAGTACACCGGATACCGTGGTGGAAGCAGCTGCCGATGA
- a CDS encoding GlsB/YeaQ/YmgE family stress response membrane protein has translation MGIIAWILLGLLAGIIAKALMPGRDPGGCIVTILIGVAGALLGGWLGKVIFHVDAVDGFFELSTWIAAIVGSLLLLTVYRLVAGRRQ, from the coding sequence ATGGGAATCATTGCCTGGATTTTGCTGGGCCTGCTCGCCGGAATCATCGCGAAGGCCTTGATGCCGGGGCGGGACCCGGGCGGTTGCATCGTGACCATTCTGATCGGTGTGGCCGGTGCCCTTCTGGGAGGGTGGCTCGGCAAGGTCATCTTCCATGTCGACGCCGTCGACGGGTTCTTCGAACTCTCCACGTGGATCGCCGCCATCGTCGGATCCCTCCTTCTCCTGACCGTCTACCGGCTCGTGGCCGGCAGACGGCAGTAG
- a CDS encoding SRPBCC family protein: MATDRAHKESKARSPMDQLFDEVGEYLLARADDFTGKAIDKVGDLTDQLSDVADNGGSLADIGGRLLQGDSPLKAAAGSTFDSLKGAVKDIGGGLMGRGRSRKSGSKPTHICEAVDIGVPLRTAYDHWTQYEDFSTFAKGVRSVSQSDETSTDWKVKVGPSTRSWKASIQEQVPDERIVWTSEGAKGTTRGCVSFHELAPSLTRVVVVVEYYPSGLFEKTGNIWRAQGRRLRLDLKHFVRHVTLTDDEADGWRGEIRDGEVVRTHEEAVEEDADEQPEEAEGEGADDGEGEGEEEVEDEEEPAEEYDEEEPEEEGEYEDEYEDEDEDEEYEAEPEAEPEDDAEAREPEEARPSRRRARR; encoded by the coding sequence ATGGCCACCGATCGTGCACACAAGGAGTCCAAGGCCCGCAGCCCCATGGACCAGCTCTTCGACGAAGTCGGCGAGTACCTGCTGGCGCGGGCGGACGACTTCACCGGCAAGGCCATCGACAAGGTGGGGGACCTCACCGACCAGCTCTCCGACGTGGCGGACAACGGCGGCTCGCTCGCCGACATCGGCGGCCGCCTCCTCCAGGGCGATTCACCGCTGAAGGCGGCGGCGGGCAGCACCTTCGACAGTCTCAAAGGCGCGGTCAAGGACATCGGAGGCGGACTGATGGGCCGAGGCAGGTCCCGCAAGAGCGGATCCAAGCCGACGCACATCTGCGAGGCCGTCGACATAGGCGTCCCGTTGCGTACGGCTTACGACCACTGGACGCAGTACGAGGACTTCAGCACGTTCGCCAAGGGGGTGCGGAGCGTCTCGCAGAGCGACGAGACCAGCACGGACTGGAAGGTGAAGGTCGGCCCGTCCACGCGGAGCTGGAAGGCCAGCATCCAGGAGCAGGTACCGGACGAACGGATCGTGTGGACCTCCGAAGGCGCGAAGGGCACCACGCGTGGCTGTGTCAGTTTCCACGAGCTCGCGCCGTCCCTCACGCGCGTGGTGGTGGTCGTGGAGTACTACCCCTCCGGACTCTTCGAGAAGACGGGCAACATCTGGCGCGCCCAAGGCAGGCGGCTGCGACTCGACCTCAAGCACTTCGTCCGTCACGTGACCCTCACCGACGACGAAGCTGACGGATGGCGCGGCGAGATCCGCGACGGCGAGGTGGTCCGCACGCATGAGGAGGCCGTCGAGGAGGACGCGGACGAGCAGCCGGAGGAAGCCGAAGGGGAGGGCGCGGACGACGGCGAGGGCGAGGGCGAGGAGGAAGTGGAAGACGAAGAGGAACCGGCCGAGGAGTACGACGAGGAGGAGCCCGAGGAGGAGGGCGAGTACGAGGACGAGTACGAAGACGAGGACGAGGACGAGGAGTACGAGGCCGAACCCGAGGCCGAACCCGAGGACGATGCCGAGGCCCGGGAACCGGAGGAAGCGCGCCCGAGCCGCCGCCGCGCCAGGCGCTGA
- a CDS encoding GNAT family N-acetyltransferase encodes MSDLRIRPATDADLTTLVRLRDDAARWMPTTGVAGQWRPGELDEDHFRRIMDRDEVWLAEDAGLVVGAWELWWADEAAWGPQPPVAGYVHRLMVDRDTAAPGTGRLLLEAAEARVAAAGRTRVRLDCLAGNAPLNAYYQRAGYRVVGHKEGKPQPGGAPKSFTLLEKALGPARETS; translated from the coding sequence GTGAGTGATCTGCGCATACGCCCGGCCACCGACGCCGACCTGACCACCCTCGTCCGCCTGCGCGACGACGCGGCCCGCTGGATGCCGACCACGGGCGTCGCAGGACAGTGGCGGCCCGGCGAGCTCGACGAGGACCACTTCCGCCGGATCATGGACCGGGACGAGGTGTGGCTCGCGGAGGACGCGGGGCTCGTCGTCGGCGCCTGGGAGCTGTGGTGGGCGGACGAGGCCGCCTGGGGACCCCAGCCGCCCGTGGCGGGGTACGTGCACCGGCTCATGGTCGACCGGGACACCGCCGCGCCGGGAACGGGCCGTCTGCTCCTGGAGGCCGCGGAGGCCCGGGTGGCGGCGGCCGGGCGCACCCGCGTACGCCTCGACTGCCTGGCCGGCAACGCACCGCTCAACGCCTACTACCAGCGAGCCGGTTACCGCGTCGTGGGCCACAAGGAGGGCAAGCCGCAGCCCGGAGGGGCGCCGAAGTCCTTCACCTTGCTGGAGAAGGCCCTCGGGCCGGCGCGGGAGACCTCGTAG
- a CDS encoding AraC family transcriptional regulator ligand-binding domain-containing protein: protein MSLQTHPGTTPSAFTRINAVSADLLGIAPEKYAGLLGMAPEHLHDDRYRTPAATNVRLWELMVTRVPWTETALLMTEQTTLGLLGVWDYLITSAPTPLQGLRDAAAYFATVADIGTETLLIAEDEQGVTLTHVNAADLSYEVASAIRAYVLGLLQRRLCLALRKELVPLRVRLATPAPRHRGPLLDLYGTRNVDFECPVSSITFHADDLRGATPHVQPGLSDVLRSHAERVMADSIPLHDWLDLFRLALAEAARGDEATLPATAARLTLSPRTLQRRLEAHGTTWTAEIEAVRRADITRLLRTTDLPLDVVAERNGYADARALRRAVHRWTGHTPTALRRQAARPAT from the coding sequence GTGTCCCTGCAAACGCACCCCGGTACGACGCCGTCCGCCTTCACCCGCATCAACGCCGTCAGCGCGGACCTGCTGGGCATCGCTCCGGAGAAGTACGCCGGGCTGCTGGGCATGGCTCCCGAGCACCTGCACGACGACCGGTACCGGACGCCGGCGGCCACCAACGTGCGCCTCTGGGAGCTGATGGTCACCCGCGTCCCGTGGACCGAGACCGCCCTGCTGATGACGGAGCAGACGACGCTCGGCCTGCTGGGCGTGTGGGACTACCTCATCACCTCGGCGCCCACCCCGCTCCAGGGGCTCCGCGATGCGGCGGCGTACTTCGCCACCGTGGCCGACATCGGCACCGAGACCCTGCTGATCGCCGAGGACGAGCAGGGCGTCACCCTCACTCACGTGAACGCCGCCGACCTGAGCTACGAGGTCGCCTCCGCCATCCGCGCGTACGTGCTGGGCCTGCTCCAGCGGCGCCTCTGCCTCGCCCTGCGGAAGGAGCTCGTGCCGCTGCGCGTCAGGCTGGCCACGCCGGCGCCGCGGCACCGCGGCCCCCTGCTCGACCTCTACGGCACCCGGAACGTCGACTTCGAGTGCCCGGTCAGCTCGATCACCTTCCACGCCGACGACCTGCGGGGCGCCACCCCGCACGTCCAGCCGGGACTGTCGGACGTGCTGCGCAGCCACGCCGAGCGGGTCATGGCCGACTCGATCCCCCTGCACGACTGGCTCGACCTGTTCCGCCTCGCCCTCGCGGAGGCGGCCCGCGGTGACGAGGCGACGCTGCCCGCGACGGCCGCGCGCCTGACCCTGAGCCCCCGGACCCTCCAGCGCCGCCTCGAAGCGCACGGCACGACGTGGACCGCCGAGATCGAGGCGGTACGGCGTGCGGACATCACCCGGCTGCTCCGCACCACGGACCTGCCACTCGACGTGGTCGCCGAACGCAACGGCTACGCCGACGCCCGCGCCCTCCGCCGCGCGGTCCACCGCTGGACCGGCCACACCCCCACGGCCCTGCGCCGGCAGGCCGCACGCCCGGCCACGTGA
- a CDS encoding histone protein, with product MEDTTKIALAAAIAGGYVLGRAKKGRMALSLATYVAGRRFGLQPGQLVAQGVRKLGEMPQTAELTEQLRGEALQAGRKALTAAANRQLAGLADSVHQRTLGLTREGDESDEEYADDDGEYEDEYEDEYEDQDEDQDEEGEYADEYEDEDEEEEPYGEEPEEPEERTESADEEDEQGEEDEAAQEDEEREAPKRSRREGSRSSATGRTPSTRKSAESAGSSGSGGASRRAPAKRSETADAKPTGKTTRPSKSAERTASTGGRSAAKKPTSTAKKAPAKKAPAKKATTSTTAKKATSTTAKKAPAATAKKPTSATAKKAPAKKAPERKTPAKKAPARKTASSGGRTAAKKTASTRPAAKKAAAKRAPAKKTAARKPASGSTAKKSTPAKRTTARKPSTRR from the coding sequence ATGGAGGACACGACCAAGATCGCCCTTGCGGCCGCCATCGCAGGCGGATACGTACTGGGGCGGGCGAAGAAGGGCCGCATGGCCCTGTCTCTCGCGACCTATGTCGCGGGGCGCAGATTCGGGCTCCAGCCCGGCCAGCTCGTGGCACAGGGGGTGCGGAAGCTGGGGGAGATGCCCCAGACCGCCGAACTCACCGAACAGCTGAGGGGTGAAGCCCTCCAAGCCGGCCGCAAGGCCCTCACGGCCGCGGCGAACCGCCAGCTCGCCGGCCTCGCTGATTCCGTGCACCAGCGCACCCTGGGCCTCACCCGTGAGGGCGATGAGTCCGACGAGGAGTACGCGGACGACGACGGTGAGTACGAGGACGAGTACGAGGACGAGTACGAGGACCAGGACGAGGACCAGGACGAGGAAGGCGAGTACGCGGACGAGTACGAGGACGAGGACGAGGAGGAGGAACCGTACGGAGAGGAGCCGGAGGAGCCGGAGGAGCGGACGGAGTCGGCGGACGAGGAGGACGAGCAGGGCGAGGAGGACGAGGCCGCCCAGGAGGACGAGGAGCGGGAGGCGCCGAAACGGTCGCGGCGCGAGGGATCACGGTCTTCCGCCACTGGTCGCACCCCCTCGACCCGTAAGAGTGCGGAGTCCGCAGGGTCGTCCGGATCCGGCGGCGCGTCCCGACGCGCACCGGCGAAGAGGTCGGAGACCGCGGACGCGAAGCCGACCGGGAAGACCACGAGGCCGTCGAAGTCCGCGGAGAGGACCGCCTCCACCGGAGGCCGCTCTGCCGCGAAGAAGCCCACGTCGACGGCGAAGAAGGCACCCGCGAAGAAGGCACCCGCGAAGAAGGCCACCACGTCGACCACGGCGAAGAAGGCCACGTCGACCACGGCGAAGAAGGCACCGGCGGCCACGGCGAAGAAGCCCACGTCGGCCACGGCGAAGAAGGCACCGGCGAAGAAGGCACCGGAGAGGAAGACGCCGGCGAAGAAGGCACCGGCGCGGAAGACCGCCTCGTCAGGGGGTCGTACCGCGGCGAAGAAGACCGCGTCGACGCGGCCCGCCGCCAAGAAGGCGGCGGCGAAACGGGCACCGGCGAAGAAGACCGCCGCGCGCAAGCCCGCGAGCGGCAGCACCGCCAAGAAGTCCACGCCGGCCAAGAGGACGACGGCACGCAAGCCGTCGACGCGGAGGTAG